A single genomic interval of Acipenser ruthenus chromosome 28, fAciRut3.2 maternal haplotype, whole genome shotgun sequence harbors:
- the LOC117435081 gene encoding protein SPT2 homolog isoform X2: MDFNTILSMASENQGLSSLPAKRYSLSVGPPKKDPKVKGVHSAAVQAFLKKQQNENKKKVIESKRKKEELLAKRVEMKSDRKARAMASRTKDNFRGYDGVPIVEPTKKRRSKQEMAEERQRNAEGREHNGTGDEEDYCEYSQTESEYEDDGEETDRMTARVPDRMAAREPEKASKKPNTAKPAPPPMNFAELLKLAQKKQFEPVELKSTKKTEEKLRTAEELKEMEFLERKNKKYIQEMGREGKPERDNRSQVVSSSSKKSLPDKDVRSGKLLSSKSYAEKLPPNGVVSKKPKPPSSSERPHSSSTAKQSQGDRHRPGLVVSSKSSSGASSVKNSLKNSSSSLSSAKASAPRPPSSGGQRSSTSSDLNQKKGNLPPSGKMGGAPVRPGSSSSSASARPGSSGQGRPASACQVRPTSANGPTKSGSSGPPRPGSGAQARPVNSAPGQPGNGMRDRPRNGEPGRPGNNHQARPGSSGPGRPDGNPQGRPGSSGQVLPGSYPQARPGSSGPGQPGNGMRDRPRNGEPGRPGNNPQVRPGSSGPGRPDCNPQSRPGSYPQARPGSSGPGQAGNGMRDRPRNGEPGRPGNNPQVRPGSSGPGRPDCNPQSRPGSYPQARPGSSGPGQPGNGMRDRPRNGEPGRPGNNPQARPGSSGQMRPGGVAPGRPGSTMGSGPGRPQCTVVSETISTKDFVPANGVRPPRPYPGHRPMMRPPGPPLPPITSSYKRKFDDDDEDECDSEMEDFIDDEGGDQDEISKHIREIFGYDRSKYKDESDYALRYMESSWKDQQKEEARSLKLAVLEDQEEMRREEEELKRKAKKQKTR, encoded by the exons ATGGATTTCAACACCATCCTGTCCATGGCGTCTGAAAACCAGGGTCTGAGCAGCTTACCG GCAAAGCGATACAGCCTGTCGGTGGGACCCCCCAAAAAGGACCCGAAAGTGAAAGGTGTGCATTCTGCAGCAGTGCAAGCCTTCCTGAAGAAGCAGCAgaatgagaacaaaaaaaaag TGATAGAAAGCAAGCGAAAGAAGGAGGAGCTGCTTGCCAAGCGAGTGGAGATGAAGTCTGACCGGAAAGCACGCGCCATGGCATCTCGGACCAAGGACAACTTCAGAGGCTACGACGGCGTCCCCATTGTGGAGCCAACTAAGAAGAGGCGTTCGAAGCAGGAGATGGCAGAGGAAAGACAGCGAAATGCAGAAGGGCGTGAGCACAACGGGACAGGTGACGAGGAGGATTATTGTGAATACTCACAAACTGAGTCAGAGTACGAGGATGATGGGGAAGAGACAGACAGAATGACAGCAAGAGTGCCCGACAGAATGGCAGCGCGAGAGCCTGAGAAAGCCTCTAAGAAGCCTAACACAGCCAAGCCTGCACCTCCCCCCATGAACTTCGCAGAACTCCTAAAGCTGGCACAAAAGAAGCAGTTTGAACCAGTGGAGCTGAAATCCACGAAGAAGACTGAAGAGAAGCTAAGGACTGCAGAGGAACTGAAGGAGATGGAGTTCCTGGAGCGAAAGAATAAGAAATACATCCAGGAGATGGGAAGAGAAGGGAAGCCTGAGAGAGACAACAGGTCCCAGGTGGTCTCTAGCTCTTCAAAAAAGAGTTTGCCAGACAAGGATGTAAGAAGCGGAAAGCTGCTGTCGTCTAAAAGTTATGCTGAGAAACTCCCTCCCAACGGTGTGGTGAGTAAGAAACCAAAGCCGCCTTCATCCAGTGAAAGACCTCACAGTTCTTCTACTGCCAAGCAGTCTCAGGGTGATAGACACAGACCTGGACTGGTTGTGTCCAGCAAAAGCTCCTCGGGTGCCAGTAGTGTCAAAAACTCTTTAAAAAACAGCTCCAGCTCTCTTTCCTCTGCCAAAGCTTCTGCCCCTAGGCCGCCTTCTAGTGGGGGTCAGAGGTCTTCTACCAGCAGTGACCTTAACCAGAAGAAAGGAAACCTTCCACCTTCTGGAAAGATGGGCGGTGCTCCTGTGCGACCTGGAAGCAGTTCCAGCTCTGCCTCAGCGCGACCAGGAAGCTCAGGTCAGGGACGACCAGCAAGTGCTTGTCAGGTCAGACCCACAAGCGCCAATGGTCCTACAAAATCAGGAAGTTCAGGGCCTCCACGACCTGGAAGTGGTGCGCAAGCCCGACCAGTAAATAGTGCTCCTGGCCAACCTGGAAATGGTATGCGGGACCGACCTCGGAATGGTGAGCCAGGGAGACCTGGAAACAATCATCAAGCCCGACCTGGAAGTAGTGGACCAGGCCGACCTGACGGTAATCCGCAGGGCAGACCAGGAAGTAGTGGCCAAGTGCTACCTGGAAGTTATCCACAGGCCCGACCGGGAAGTAGTGGTCCTGGCCAACCTGGAAATGGTATGCGGGACCGACCTCGGAATGGTGAGCCAGGGAGACCTGGAAACAATCCTCAAGTCCGACCTGGAAGTAGTGGACCAGGCCGACCTGACTGTAATCCGCAAAGCAGACCTGGAAGTTATCCACAGGCCCGACCAGGAAGTAGTGGTCCTGGCCAAGCTGGAAATGGTATGCGGGACCGACCTCGGAATGGTGAGCCAGGGAGACCTGGAAACAATCCTCAAGTCCGACCTGGAAGTAGTGGACCAGGCCGACCTGACTGTAATCCGCAAAGCAGACCTGGAAGTTATCCACAGGCCCGACCAGGAAGTAGTGGTCCTGGCCAACCTGGAAATGGTATGCGGGACCGACCTCGGAATGGTGAGCCAGGGAGACCTGGAAACAATCCTCAAGCCCGACCTGGAAGTAGTGGACAAATGAGACCTGGAGGCGTGGCACCTGGCCGACCTGGAAGCACTATGGGCTCTGGCCCAGGGAGGCCCCAATGCACTGTGGTGTCAGAAACCATTTCTACCAAGGACTTTGTACCCGCCAATGGGGTTAGGCCACCTAGACCCTATCCAGGTCACAGGCCCATGATGAGGCCTCCAG GTCCCCCACTGCCTCCCATCACCTCCAGCTACAAACGGAAATTTGATGACGATGATGAGGACGAGTGCGATTCCGAAATGGAGGACTTTATCGATGACGAGGGGGGAGATCAAGATGAAATCTCAAAACATATCCGGGAAATCTTTGGATACGACCGATCAAA
- the LOC117435081 gene encoding protein SPT2 homolog isoform X3: protein MKSDRKARAMASRTKDNFRGYDGVPIVEPTKKRRSKQEMAEERQRNAEGREHNGTGDEEDYCEYSQTESEYEDDGEETDRMTARVPDRMAAREPEKASKKPNTAKPAPPPMNFAELLKLAQKKQFEPVELKSTKKTEEKLRTAEELKEMEFLERKNKKYIQEMGREGKPERDNRSQVVSSSSKKSLPDKDVRSGKLLSSKSYAEKLPPNGVVSKKPKPPSSSERPHSSSTAKQSQGDRHRPGLVVSSKSSSGASSVKNSLKNSSSSLSSAKASAPRPPSSGGQRSSTSSDLNQKKGNLPPSGKMGGAPVRPGSSSSSASARPGSSGQGRPASACQVRPTSANGPTKSGSSGPPRPGSGAQARPVNSAPGQPGNGMRDRPRNGEPGRPGNNHQARPGSSGPGRPDGNPQGRPGSSGQVLPGSYPQARPGSSGPGQPGNGMRDRPRNGEPGRPGNNPQVRPGSSGPGRPDCNPQSRPGSYPQARPGSSGPGQAGNGMRDRPRNGEPGRPGNNPQVRPGSSGPGRPDCNPQSRPGSYPQARPGSSGPGQPGNGMRDRPRNGEPGRPGNNPQARPGSSGQMRPGGVAPGRPGSTMGSGPGRPQCTVVSETISTKDFVPANGVRPPRPYPGHRPMMRPPGPPLPPITSSYKRKFDDDDEDECDSEMEDFIDDEGGDQDEISKHIREIFGYDRSKYKDESDYALRYMESSWKDQQKEEARSLRLGMKEDEEELRLEEEMKKKAAMKAKRRKL, encoded by the exons ATGAAGTCTGACCGGAAAGCACGCGCCATGGCATCTCGGACCAAGGACAACTTCAGAGGCTACGACGGCGTCCCCATTGTGGAGCCAACTAAGAAGAGGCGTTCGAAGCAGGAGATGGCAGAGGAAAGACAGCGAAATGCAGAAGGGCGTGAGCACAACGGGACAGGTGACGAGGAGGATTATTGTGAATACTCACAAACTGAGTCAGAGTACGAGGATGATGGGGAAGAGACAGACAGAATGACAGCAAGAGTGCCCGACAGAATGGCAGCGCGAGAGCCTGAGAAAGCCTCTAAGAAGCCTAACACAGCCAAGCCTGCACCTCCCCCCATGAACTTCGCAGAACTCCTAAAGCTGGCACAAAAGAAGCAGTTTGAACCAGTGGAGCTGAAATCCACGAAGAAGACTGAAGAGAAGCTAAGGACTGCAGAGGAACTGAAGGAGATGGAGTTCCTGGAGCGAAAGAATAAGAAATACATCCAGGAGATGGGAAGAGAAGGGAAGCCTGAGAGAGACAACAGGTCCCAGGTGGTCTCTAGCTCTTCAAAAAAGAGTTTGCCAGACAAGGATGTAAGAAGCGGAAAGCTGCTGTCGTCTAAAAGTTATGCTGAGAAACTCCCTCCCAACGGTGTGGTGAGTAAGAAACCAAAGCCGCCTTCATCCAGTGAAAGACCTCACAGTTCTTCTACTGCCAAGCAGTCTCAGGGTGATAGACACAGACCTGGACTGGTTGTGTCCAGCAAAAGCTCCTCGGGTGCCAGTAGTGTCAAAAACTCTTTAAAAAACAGCTCCAGCTCTCTTTCCTCTGCCAAAGCTTCTGCCCCTAGGCCGCCTTCTAGTGGGGGTCAGAGGTCTTCTACCAGCAGTGACCTTAACCAGAAGAAAGGAAACCTTCCACCTTCTGGAAAGATGGGCGGTGCTCCTGTGCGACCTGGAAGCAGTTCCAGCTCTGCCTCAGCGCGACCAGGAAGCTCAGGTCAGGGACGACCAGCAAGTGCTTGTCAGGTCAGACCCACAAGCGCCAATGGTCCTACAAAATCAGGAAGTTCAGGGCCTCCACGACCTGGAAGTGGTGCGCAAGCCCGACCAGTAAATAGTGCTCCTGGCCAACCTGGAAATGGTATGCGGGACCGACCTCGGAATGGTGAGCCAGGGAGACCTGGAAACAATCATCAAGCCCGACCTGGAAGTAGTGGACCAGGCCGACCTGACGGTAATCCGCAGGGCAGACCAGGAAGTAGTGGCCAAGTGCTACCTGGAAGTTATCCACAGGCCCGACCGGGAAGTAGTGGTCCTGGCCAACCTGGAAATGGTATGCGGGACCGACCTCGGAATGGTGAGCCAGGGAGACCTGGAAACAATCCTCAAGTCCGACCTGGAAGTAGTGGACCAGGCCGACCTGACTGTAATCCGCAAAGCAGACCTGGAAGTTATCCACAGGCCCGACCAGGAAGTAGTGGTCCTGGCCAAGCTGGAAATGGTATGCGGGACCGACCTCGGAATGGTGAGCCAGGGAGACCTGGAAACAATCCTCAAGTCCGACCTGGAAGTAGTGGACCAGGCCGACCTGACTGTAATCCGCAAAGCAGACCTGGAAGTTATCCACAGGCCCGACCAGGAAGTAGTGGTCCTGGCCAACCTGGAAATGGTATGCGGGACCGACCTCGGAATGGTGAGCCAGGGAGACCTGGAAACAATCCTCAAGCCCGACCTGGAAGTAGTGGACAAATGAGACCTGGAGGCGTGGCACCTGGCCGACCTGGAAGCACTATGGGCTCTGGCCCAGGGAGGCCCCAATGCACTGTGGTGTCAGAAACCATTTCTACCAAGGACTTTGTACCCGCCAATGGGGTTAGGCCACCTAGACCCTATCCAGGTCACAGGCCCATGATGAGGCCTCCAG GTCCCCCACTGCCTCCCATCACCTCCAGCTACAAACGGAAATTTGATGACGATGATGAGGACGAGTGCGATTCCGAAATGGAGGACTTTATCGATGACGAGGGGGGAGATCAAGATGAAATCTCAAAACATATCCGGGAAATCTTTGGATACGACCGATCAAA
- the LOC117435081 gene encoding protein SPT2 homolog isoform X1 encodes MDFNTILSMASENQGLSSLPAKRYSLSVGPPKKDPKVKGVHSAAVQAFLKKQQNENKKKVIESKRKKEELLAKRVEMKSDRKARAMASRTKDNFRGYDGVPIVEPTKKRRSKQEMAEERQRNAEGREHNGTGDEEDYCEYSQTESEYEDDGEETDRMTARVPDRMAAREPEKASKKPNTAKPAPPPMNFAELLKLAQKKQFEPVELKSTKKTEEKLRTAEELKEMEFLERKNKKYIQEMGREGKPERDNRSQVVSSSSKKSLPDKDVRSGKLLSSKSYAEKLPPNGVVSKKPKPPSSSERPHSSSTAKQSQGDRHRPGLVVSSKSSSGASSVKNSLKNSSSSLSSAKASAPRPPSSGGQRSSTSSDLNQKKGNLPPSGKMGGAPVRPGSSSSSASARPGSSGQGRPASACQVRPTSANGPTKSGSSGPPRPGSGAQARPVNSAPGQPGNGMRDRPRNGEPGRPGNNHQARPGSSGPGRPDGNPQGRPGSSGQVLPGSYPQARPGSSGPGQPGNGMRDRPRNGEPGRPGNNPQVRPGSSGPGRPDCNPQSRPGSYPQARPGSSGPGQAGNGMRDRPRNGEPGRPGNNPQVRPGSSGPGRPDCNPQSRPGSYPQARPGSSGPGQPGNGMRDRPRNGEPGRPGNNPQARPGSSGQMRPGGVAPGRPGSTMGSGPGRPQCTVVSETISTKDFVPANGVRPPRPYPGHRPMMRPPGPPLPPITSSYKRKFDDDDEDECDSEMEDFIDDEGGDQDEISKHIREIFGYDRSKYKDESDYALRYMESSWKDQQKEEARSLRLGMKEDEEELRLEEEMKKKAAMKAKRRKL; translated from the exons ATGGATTTCAACACCATCCTGTCCATGGCGTCTGAAAACCAGGGTCTGAGCAGCTTACCG GCAAAGCGATACAGCCTGTCGGTGGGACCCCCCAAAAAGGACCCGAAAGTGAAAGGTGTGCATTCTGCAGCAGTGCAAGCCTTCCTGAAGAAGCAGCAgaatgagaacaaaaaaaaag TGATAGAAAGCAAGCGAAAGAAGGAGGAGCTGCTTGCCAAGCGAGTGGAGATGAAGTCTGACCGGAAAGCACGCGCCATGGCATCTCGGACCAAGGACAACTTCAGAGGCTACGACGGCGTCCCCATTGTGGAGCCAACTAAGAAGAGGCGTTCGAAGCAGGAGATGGCAGAGGAAAGACAGCGAAATGCAGAAGGGCGTGAGCACAACGGGACAGGTGACGAGGAGGATTATTGTGAATACTCACAAACTGAGTCAGAGTACGAGGATGATGGGGAAGAGACAGACAGAATGACAGCAAGAGTGCCCGACAGAATGGCAGCGCGAGAGCCTGAGAAAGCCTCTAAGAAGCCTAACACAGCCAAGCCTGCACCTCCCCCCATGAACTTCGCAGAACTCCTAAAGCTGGCACAAAAGAAGCAGTTTGAACCAGTGGAGCTGAAATCCACGAAGAAGACTGAAGAGAAGCTAAGGACTGCAGAGGAACTGAAGGAGATGGAGTTCCTGGAGCGAAAGAATAAGAAATACATCCAGGAGATGGGAAGAGAAGGGAAGCCTGAGAGAGACAACAGGTCCCAGGTGGTCTCTAGCTCTTCAAAAAAGAGTTTGCCAGACAAGGATGTAAGAAGCGGAAAGCTGCTGTCGTCTAAAAGTTATGCTGAGAAACTCCCTCCCAACGGTGTGGTGAGTAAGAAACCAAAGCCGCCTTCATCCAGTGAAAGACCTCACAGTTCTTCTACTGCCAAGCAGTCTCAGGGTGATAGACACAGACCTGGACTGGTTGTGTCCAGCAAAAGCTCCTCGGGTGCCAGTAGTGTCAAAAACTCTTTAAAAAACAGCTCCAGCTCTCTTTCCTCTGCCAAAGCTTCTGCCCCTAGGCCGCCTTCTAGTGGGGGTCAGAGGTCTTCTACCAGCAGTGACCTTAACCAGAAGAAAGGAAACCTTCCACCTTCTGGAAAGATGGGCGGTGCTCCTGTGCGACCTGGAAGCAGTTCCAGCTCTGCCTCAGCGCGACCAGGAAGCTCAGGTCAGGGACGACCAGCAAGTGCTTGTCAGGTCAGACCCACAAGCGCCAATGGTCCTACAAAATCAGGAAGTTCAGGGCCTCCACGACCTGGAAGTGGTGCGCAAGCCCGACCAGTAAATAGTGCTCCTGGCCAACCTGGAAATGGTATGCGGGACCGACCTCGGAATGGTGAGCCAGGGAGACCTGGAAACAATCATCAAGCCCGACCTGGAAGTAGTGGACCAGGCCGACCTGACGGTAATCCGCAGGGCAGACCAGGAAGTAGTGGCCAAGTGCTACCTGGAAGTTATCCACAGGCCCGACCGGGAAGTAGTGGTCCTGGCCAACCTGGAAATGGTATGCGGGACCGACCTCGGAATGGTGAGCCAGGGAGACCTGGAAACAATCCTCAAGTCCGACCTGGAAGTAGTGGACCAGGCCGACCTGACTGTAATCCGCAAAGCAGACCTGGAAGTTATCCACAGGCCCGACCAGGAAGTAGTGGTCCTGGCCAAGCTGGAAATGGTATGCGGGACCGACCTCGGAATGGTGAGCCAGGGAGACCTGGAAACAATCCTCAAGTCCGACCTGGAAGTAGTGGACCAGGCCGACCTGACTGTAATCCGCAAAGCAGACCTGGAAGTTATCCACAGGCCCGACCAGGAAGTAGTGGTCCTGGCCAACCTGGAAATGGTATGCGGGACCGACCTCGGAATGGTGAGCCAGGGAGACCTGGAAACAATCCTCAAGCCCGACCTGGAAGTAGTGGACAAATGAGACCTGGAGGCGTGGCACCTGGCCGACCTGGAAGCACTATGGGCTCTGGCCCAGGGAGGCCCCAATGCACTGTGGTGTCAGAAACCATTTCTACCAAGGACTTTGTACCCGCCAATGGGGTTAGGCCACCTAGACCCTATCCAGGTCACAGGCCCATGATGAGGCCTCCAG GTCCCCCACTGCCTCCCATCACCTCCAGCTACAAACGGAAATTTGATGACGATGATGAGGACGAGTGCGATTCCGAAATGGAGGACTTTATCGATGACGAGGGGGGAGATCAAGATGAAATCTCAAAACATATCCGGGAAATCTTTGGATACGACCGATCAAA